The following coding sequences lie in one Deltaproteobacteria bacterium IMCC39524 genomic window:
- a CDS encoding response regulator — MKRALVVDDEPLLRRQVAEIVSGYGFDEILEAENGVQAVEIAIHQEVLLVVMDVGMPVMDGITAAEKIGKAKPLPIVLVTANTEAETIERARLAGVMNYVVKPVRAEQLFAAVDLAIHQFVELSSLRDEVSMLKETLESRKVIDRAKGVLMKRGMDEPQAFRRLQKLAMDKRKSLREVAEAVLLTED; from the coding sequence ATGAAGCGTGCATTAGTTGTTGATGACGAACCCTTATTACGGCGTCAAGTCGCCGAAATCGTTTCTGGCTATGGGTTTGACGAAATCCTTGAGGCAGAAAATGGCGTTCAGGCTGTCGAGATAGCGATTCACCAGGAAGTCCTTTTGGTTGTCATGGATGTTGGCATGCCTGTTATGGATGGTATCACTGCTGCTGAAAAAATTGGCAAAGCGAAACCATTACCGATTGTTTTGGTGACCGCTAACACGGAAGCCGAAACAATTGAACGGGCGCGACTGGCCGGAGTGATGAATTATGTTGTTAAACCGGTTCGGGCCGAGCAGCTCTTTGCCGCTGTTGATCTTGCGATACATCAGTTTGTAGAGCTTTCCAGCCTCCGTGATGAGGTTTCCATGCTGAAGGAAACGCTCGAGTCCAGAAAAGTGATTGATCGTGCCAAGGGTGTGCTGATGAAGCGAGGAATGGATGAGCCACAGGCTTTTCGGCGTCTACAGAAGCTGGCAATGGATAAGCGTAAATCGTTGAGAGAGGTTGCTGAAGCGGTTTTACTGACAGAAGATTAA